CCCTGCGCGGCACCGAGGTAAAATCCATCCGTGAAGGCAAGGCTAACCTCAAAGACGCCTATGGTTTGCTGAAAGATGGAGAATGTTTTCTGCTCAATGCCCATATTGGGCCTTTTTCCCACGGCAACGCCATGAACCACGATTCTCTGCGCACCCGCAAGCTGCTGCTGCACAAGCTGGAGATCCGCAAGCTGGAGGCGGCCACGCGGCAGAAGGGCTTCACGCTGATCCCGGTCCGGCTGTACTTCCGCAACGGCCGGGTCAAGTGCGAGCTGGCGCTGGCCAAGGGTAAGCAGGAGTACGACAAGCGCGCCACGGAGCGGAAGCGCGAGGCCGATAACGAGGCCAAGGCGGCCATCGCCCGCAGCCAGCGCCGCTAGCCTTTCACGCGAAGCGTCCAAAACAGTACGAAGCACCGCCCGTCCGGCGTGAGGACGCTTTTGCCGTTGCTTTTAAGGAATAACCATCCCCTCCATCTCTTCGGGTTACGATATCCCCATGGACACCAGACTGGTCTTTCAGGACGCCGCCACCCTCGCCACCCCCATGCTTACGGTCTTCGCAGTCGATAGCTCCACCGGCAAGGACTCCGACCCACTCCCCACGCTCCTGACCGCCTCCAGCGCCATTACCTCCGCCGTCTCTGCCCTGCTGGCCACCGGCGAGTTCAAATCCGGCCTCTGCGAGACGCTCCTCGTCCACGCGCCCGCCGGTCTCGCGGCCCAGCGCCTCCTCCTCATCGGCCTCGGCAAGGCCGGTTCGCTCACGGTAGACGAGCTGCGCAAGGGCGCAGGAGCCGCCGTCCGCTTCGCCAAGCCCCGCGTCATCCGCGACCTCGCCATCGTCTTCCCCGAACCTCTGACGCTGCCCGCACAGCTCTCCGCCCGTGTGTTAGCCGAAGGAGCCGAACTGGCCGAGCGCGACTACGACACCTACAAGAGCGAACCGAAGGACAAGTCGGTCCACTCCGTAACCCTCATCGCCGGAGCCAACAATCAGGCCGCAATCGAGGCCGGATTCGCTGAGGGCCTCATCCTCGCCAACGGCCAGAACTTCGCCCGCTCACTGGTCAACGAGCCGGGCAACATCCTGCCGCCGACCACTCTCGCAGCCCGCACCAAGGCCATGTGCGACGAGGTCGGCCTCCACTGCGAGGTCTTCTCCACGGCCAAGCTCGAAGAGCTGAAGATGGGCGCGTTTCTCGCCGTAGCGCAGGGTTCGGAGCAGCCCCCGGCCCTTATCGTGATGACCTACACGCCCGCAGCCCCGCAGGTTGAAGGAGCGCCCGTCATCGGCCTCGTCGGCAAGGGCATCACCTTCGACACCGGCGGCATCTCCCTGAAGCCTGCCGACAACATGGAGAAGATGAAGTACGACATGGCCGGTTCCGCCGCCATGATCGGGGCGATGCGCGCCATCGCCCAGCTCAAGCCCAACGTGAAGGTCGTCAGCGTCATCTGCTCGGCCGAGAACATGCCCGACGGCAAGGCCTACCGTCCCGGCGACGTGCTCACCGCCATGAGCGGCAAGACCATCGAGGTCATCAACACCGACGCCGAGGGCCGCCTGGTCCTGGCTGATGGCCTCCACTACGCCAAGACCCTTGGCTGCACCCACCTCATTGACGCCGCCACCCTCACCGGAGCCTGCGTCGTCGCGCTCGGCAACCACTTCGCCGGACTCTTCGCCAACGACGAGGCGACGTGGCAGAACTTCCAATCCGCCACCCCCATCTCGGGCGAGAAGTTCTGGCGCCTGCCCATCTCGCCCGAGTACCGCGAGCAGATCAACAGCGCCATCGCCGACATGACCAACACCGGTGGACGCGGCGGCGGAGCCTGCACCGCCGCCGCCCTGCTGCACGAGTTCGTCGGCGACACCCCCTGGATTCACCTCGACATCGCCGGAGTCGCGTGGAACGACGAGCAGAAGCCGTGGATCGCCAAAGGCCCGACCGGCATGGCCGTCCGCTCCATTGTCGAGTGGGTCCGGACCTACAGCCAGGCCAACTGAAGCAGCTAAACTTTCAGCAATGAGATTCTCGCCCGGAGGCCCATGAGACTCGAAGATGCGACGGTGCTTCTCGTCGATGATCTCCCGACTCTGCGCGAGCTGTTCGCCCTCTGGCTCACCCGTTGCGGATGCGCCGTCCTTACCGCGAAGGACGGCGCCGAGGCCATCCGGCTCCTGACAACGCAGCGGGTGGACGCCATTCTCAGCGACATCAGTATGCCCGTCATGGATGGGGTCACTCTCGCTGTCTGCATCCGCGCACTCCAACTGACGACGCCACTGCTGCTTTTCTCGGGCGGCGAGCTTGAGGCCGCCGAACTCCAGCGCATCCGTGCCCTGGGAATCGAGACCATCCTCACCAAGCCGATCAACCGTCAGGCCCTCATCGCAGAGCTGGAGCGCGTTCTAAGCTCCTAAGCCACAGCAAACCGAAAAGTTACTTCTGCGGTTGCAATTGCCTTTGTCGTTGCCTGTCCTTTTGGTTGTCATTCAGGAGCGAAGCGGAGGAATCTGCTTCTGCCATTGCCTTTGCCTTGGCTTTTGCGGTTGTTTCTGGGGTAGGTCCGGGCTTTAGCCCGGACATCTAAACCCTCCACCAAAGCGGGCTTTAGCCCCCGAGGTTTAGCTTTCTTCACTCGGCCAAAAATACGAATGCCCCACACCTCGACTCCGAAGCATGGGGCACACAACTCACTCCCTCTACATCACTGCCGGAGCCTCAATCCCCAGATACCCCAGCGCCCGAACCATCTCCCGCCGAGCCACCGCCGCCGTAGCCAGCAGCAACGCCCTCCGAGCCTCATCCGTCTCATTCAGAACGTGATACCGGTGGTAGAAGTTATTGAACTGCTGCGCCATCTGGAACGCATACTTGGCCAGGTGTGCAGGCTCCGCCGTGGCGATGCAAAGCTCGATCACAGTGGTCAGCCGCGAGGCCATCAGCCACGTCTCCCACAACCCGCCGCCCTCTTCCGCATCGAGCATCCCGGCCAACCCCGGCAGCCCCGCAACCGCCGCCAGAGCCTCCTCCTGCGTAGTCCCGGACTTACGGAAGATATTCGCCGCCCTCACAATCGCATACTGCACATACGGCCCGGTCTCGCCCTCAAAGCTCAACGCATCCTTGAAGTCGAACGCTATGATCGTGTTCCGGTTGAATCGCAGCATAAAATAACGCAGCGCACCCACGGCAATCTGCGTCGCCGTCAGCAGCCGCTCGGCCTCGTCCAGCTCCGGATGCCGCGCGTCCACCTCGGTCTTCGCCGCTGCGGTCAGCCGATCCAACAGATCGTCGGCCTTCACGCCCAGGCCCTTGCGCCCGCTCACCTCGATGAACGGCCGAGCCTTATCCTCTTCCGCAATCGTGTACCCCAGTTCGATCGCGCAACGCGGCGTCAGCGCCACCTTCTCGTACGAGAAGTGCGTGTAGTGATCGGCAGCTTCGGTGAACCCCATCCCCCGCAGCGCGGCGATCACGTTGTTCTGAGGGTCCGACTGGCTGGAGTCGATGACGTTATAAACATAATCCGCCCGCGCAAACACGGGATGATCCGGCACTCCGCTCGGCGTGGAAATCCAGCACGTATGCTCCGGATACTCCTTGAACGGCTCGTACCCGAAGTCCTTGCCCTCGAGCAGCCCGAACTTCCAGAGGTGATACGCAATGTCCTTCCCGACATACGTCACCGTGCCGTTCGAGCGCACGATCACCTTCGCATCCTCGTCCGGCCCGTCGCTCGCGGCCTCTTCGCCGTTGGCCCGCTTCATCACCCAGCAGCCCTTGTTCTTACCCTCGGTCTCCTGGTACAGCACGCCCTTCTCGATCATCAGCTCCCGCGCCGCATCCCAGAAGTGCAGCGTCAGAATCTCCGACTCGCGCGGCAAAAAGTCGTACTCGATCCCCAGCCGCAGCATGGTCTCAAGATGACGCCGAAGCACTCCGGTCGAGATCAGCTCCGCAATCTCGGCGATCTCGTTGCCGCCGGTCTCGAGCGCGTGCAGCGTATCCAGCCGCACCTGCTTACGCGCCGCAGCCTCAGCCGCATCCGCCGTGTACCACTGCGAGACCCGCGCGTACAGATCCCAGCAGTAGAAGTCGAGCCGCTGATTGGTCTCGATCAGCTCGGTCAGAAGCCCGCGCACATCGTCGAGATTCATCCCTAGCAGCTTCGTAAATCCAACAACAACATCGGCCACCTGCACGCCGGTGTTGTCGATGTAGTTCTGCACCCCGACCTCGTAGCCGCGCTTGTAGGCATCGGGCCGCAACAGGCGCTGGAAGGTGTCGCCCAAAATAGCGTTGCGCAGGTGGCCGATGTGCGCGGCCTTGTTGGGGTTGATGCTCGTATGCTCGACCAGCCGGAAGCCCGACCCGCCGATCTCGGCGTGCTCATCGGCGGCCAGACGCACCACCGTGGCCGCGCGGTCCAGCTTGATGTTCAGATAGCCCGCACCCGCGATCTCGACCGCAGCCACACCCGGCACACTGGCCAGATCGGCCCGCAGCGCCTCGGCCAGCTCCGTCGCAATCGCCCGCGGAGCCTTGCGCAGCCGCTTGGCCAACTCGAAGGCCACGGGCAGCGCCAGTTCGCCGAGCGCGACGTTAGGCGGCTGCTCGATGGCGAGCTGCGACAGCTCGACCCCGTACTGAGCGAGCAAAATTGCCTGGATGCGAAGAAGAAGAGACTGCTGAACTGTGCGATACATGCGTGCGATTCACCGTACTACGAAGATTGGAAGTACCGATTTAACTCTCAGGGTGTAAAGGTCAAGGACCGATCAAGGGCCGGATGACGAGGAAAATAACGTCAACGGCTTTAACCTATGACACTTAAATGAGTCTAC
This is a stretch of genomic DNA from Granulicella sp. WH15. It encodes these proteins:
- a CDS encoding leucyl aminopeptidase — its product is MDTRLVFQDAATLATPMLTVFAVDSSTGKDSDPLPTLLTASSAITSAVSALLATGEFKSGLCETLLVHAPAGLAAQRLLLIGLGKAGSLTVDELRKGAGAAVRFAKPRVIRDLAIVFPEPLTLPAQLSARVLAEGAELAERDYDTYKSEPKDKSVHSVTLIAGANNQAAIEAGFAEGLILANGQNFARSLVNEPGNILPPTTLAARTKAMCDEVGLHCEVFSTAKLEELKMGAFLAVAQGSEQPPALIVMTYTPAAPQVEGAPVIGLVGKGITFDTGGISLKPADNMEKMKYDMAGSAAMIGAMRAIAQLKPNVKVVSVICSAENMPDGKAYRPGDVLTAMSGKTIEVINTDAEGRLVLADGLHYAKTLGCTHLIDAATLTGACVVALGNHFAGLFANDEATWQNFQSATPISGEKFWRLPISPEYREQINSAIADMTNTGGRGGGACTAAALLHEFVGDTPWIHLDIAGVAWNDEQKPWIAKGPTGMAVRSIVEWVRTYSQAN
- a CDS encoding response regulator; protein product: MRLEDATVLLVDDLPTLRELFALWLTRCGCAVLTAKDGAEAIRLLTTQRVDAILSDISMPVMDGVTLAVCIRALQLTTPLLLFSGGELEAAELQRIRALGIETILTKPINRQALIAELERVLSS
- the smpB gene encoding SsrA-binding protein SmpB, whose protein sequence is MARAATIPTVAHQPKPVVKEKDRDPVAAGKRDASFNRSASFNYFLTDKYEAGVALRGTEVKSIREGKANLKDAYGLLKDGECFLLNAHIGPFSHGNAMNHDSLRTRKLLLHKLEIRKLEAATRQKGFTLIPVRLYFRNGRVKCELALAKGKQEYDKRATERKREADNEAKAAIARSQRR
- a CDS encoding DALR anticodon-binding domain-containing protein, which translates into the protein MYRTVQQSLLLRIQAILLAQYGVELSQLAIEQPPNVALGELALPVAFELAKRLRKAPRAIATELAEALRADLASVPGVAAVEIAGAGYLNIKLDRAATVVRLAADEHAEIGGSGFRLVEHTSINPNKAAHIGHLRNAILGDTFQRLLRPDAYKRGYEVGVQNYIDNTGVQVADVVVGFTKLLGMNLDDVRGLLTELIETNQRLDFYCWDLYARVSQWYTADAAEAAARKQVRLDTLHALETGGNEIAEIAELISTGVLRRHLETMLRLGIEYDFLPRESEILTLHFWDAARELMIEKGVLYQETEGKNKGCWVMKRANGEEAASDGPDEDAKVIVRSNGTVTYVGKDIAYHLWKFGLLEGKDFGYEPFKEYPEHTCWISTPSGVPDHPVFARADYVYNVIDSSQSDPQNNVIAALRGMGFTEAADHYTHFSYEKVALTPRCAIELGYTIAEEDKARPFIEVSGRKGLGVKADDLLDRLTAAAKTEVDARHPELDEAERLLTATQIAVGALRYFMLRFNRNTIIAFDFKDALSFEGETGPYVQYAIVRAANIFRKSGTTQEEALAAVAGLPGLAGMLDAEEGGGLWETWLMASRLTTVIELCIATAEPAHLAKYAFQMAQQFNNFYHRYHVLNETDEARRALLLATAAVARREMVRALGYLGIEAPAVM